In Desulfobotulus mexicanus, a single window of DNA contains:
- the truA gene encoding tRNA pseudouridine(38-40) synthase TruA, with translation MRRFRIVMEYDGSCFHGWQCQPKIKTVQGELEKALSTIANTPVTVHGSGRTDAGVHALAQVAHFDMNTRMNGPAMKKALNCLLPAGLVIHHCMETGPAFHARFAARAKTYRYRILNRPLRPVLGRDYLWHVWQPLDRKAMDDAAAYLVGTHDFKSFEAAGSPRSHTVRTLYSAFFADEPGIPDVFAFEVTGNGFLRYMVRNLAGTLILVGRGKIKSEAIPQILEGKKRELAGVTAPPQGLFLKAVHYDLCNDFRKPAMEIKPPPGIGLGGDGAG, from the coding sequence GTGCGTCGATTCAGAATTGTCATGGAATATGATGGCTCATGTTTCCATGGCTGGCAGTGTCAGCCAAAAATTAAAACCGTTCAGGGAGAGCTGGAAAAGGCCCTTTCCACGATTGCCAACACACCTGTCACGGTGCATGGATCCGGCAGGACCGATGCCGGTGTTCATGCCCTTGCCCAGGTGGCCCACTTTGATATGAATACCCGCATGAACGGCCCTGCCATGAAAAAGGCCCTGAACTGTCTTCTGCCGGCAGGTCTTGTGATTCATCATTGTATGGAGACAGGGCCCGCCTTTCATGCCCGTTTTGCTGCAAGGGCAAAAACCTATAGATACCGTATCCTTAACCGGCCTCTGCGTCCTGTTCTGGGCAGGGACTATCTCTGGCATGTATGGCAGCCCCTGGACAGAAAAGCCATGGATGATGCAGCAGCATATCTGGTGGGAACCCATGATTTTAAAAGTTTTGAGGCGGCAGGCAGTCCGAGAAGCCATACGGTGCGGACCCTGTACAGTGCATTTTTTGCCGATGAACCGGGAATCCCGGATGTTTTTGCCTTTGAGGTTACGGGGAATGGTTTTCTGCGATATATGGTAAGAAATCTTGCAGGAACCCTTATTCTGGTGGGGCGGGGTAAAATAAAGTCTGAGGCAATACCTCAGATACTTGAAGGGAAAAAACGGGAACTGGCAGGTGTTACGGCACCGCCACAGGGTCTTTTTCTGAAGGCGGTTCATTATGATTTATGCAATGATTTCAGGAAACCAGCCATGGAAATCAAGCCGCCTCCGGGTATTGGTCTGGGAGGAGATGGGGCAGGCTGA
- a CDS encoding DUF362 domain-containing protein, giving the protein MSYEPIVDQDKCVGCEECVDVCPTDVFEMKDGKSEVANADECLGCESCLEVCEPAAIVINGL; this is encoded by the coding sequence ATGTCTTACGAGCCCATTGTAGATCAGGATAAGTGTGTTGGTTGTGAAGAATGCGTTGATGTATGTCCTACGGATGTATTTGAAATGAAGGATGGTAAATCCGAAGTAGCAAATGCCGATGAGTGCCTTGGCTGTGAGTCCTGCCTTGAAGTGTGTGAGCCAGCTGCCATTGTAATAAACGGTCTTTAA
- a CDS encoding DUF554 domain-containing protein gives MLGTLVNVAAIFAGALLGLLFGKGIPERYKQTVMQALALAVMLIGLKTALACDDILIIIGSLVLGTLLGEWLGIEEKLAGLGRMLEKKFAGKGDKGSMAQAFVTSSLIFCVGSMAIVGSLESGLTGNHQTLFAKSALDGVASVIFAASMGAGVLFSAMAVLVYQGSITLAAVAIKPFLVPEVVAQMSGTGGLLILAIGMNLMEITRIRLGNMLPAIFAPVLFYALTLLVG, from the coding sequence ATGCTGGGAACCCTTGTCAATGTTGCGGCAATATTCGCTGGTGCTCTTCTGGGGCTTCTTTTCGGTAAGGGTATCCCTGAGCGCTATAAGCAGACCGTTATGCAGGCACTGGCTCTGGCTGTGATGCTCATTGGTCTGAAAACGGCTCTTGCCTGTGATGATATTCTGATCATCATCGGGAGCCTTGTGCTGGGAACCCTTCTGGGAGAGTGGCTGGGCATAGAGGAAAAGCTTGCAGGACTGGGCAGAATGCTTGAGAAAAAATTTGCCGGGAAAGGAGATAAGGGCAGTATGGCACAGGCCTTTGTCACCTCAAGTCTTATTTTCTGCGTGGGTTCCATGGCTATCGTTGGTTCACTGGAAAGTGGTCTTACGGGGAATCACCAGACCCTTTTTGCCAAATCCGCACTGGATGGTGTGGCTTCTGTCATTTTTGCTGCTTCCATGGGTGCTGGTGTGCTGTTCTCGGCTATGGCGGTGCTGGTGTATCAGGGGAGTATCACCCTTGCAGCGGTGGCCATTAAACCCTTTCTTGTACCGGAAGTGGTTGCCCAGATGTCCGGGACAGGCGGGCTTCTCATTCTGGCTATCGGCATGAATCTGATGGAAATCACCCGTATCCGGCTGGGTAATATGCTGCCTGCTATCTTTGCCCCTGTCCTGTTTTATGCCCTGACACTTCTTGTAGGATAA
- a CDS encoding alpha-L-glutamate ligase-like protein, translated as MSWISPFALKDMGILGMNRRNHAFVARYNPRRYYPLVDNKLKTKQLANACGIPTPTLQFIVSAQHEVRHVRKQLQDCNNGFAIKPAKGSGGKGILVISGNRGNSFIKSSGKRLDERDIQRHISNILAGLYSLGGAPDTALIEDIIQMDPLFEGFSYQGIPDIRVIVFQGYPVMAMLRLATEASDGKANLHQGAVGVGLDMATGKGLRALQFGKPVSLHPDTGKKLDSIEIPDWKHLLTLASRCYEMTGLGYIGADIVLDRNRGPLMLELNARPGLAIQMTNGEGLLGRLKAIEALPHSPGGVEERVSWAMDFFAKK; from the coding sequence ATGAGCTGGATTTCACCCTTTGCCTTGAAAGACATGGGAATTTTAGGTATGAACCGCCGCAATCATGCCTTTGTAGCCCGCTACAATCCCCGTCGCTACTACCCCCTTGTGGACAACAAACTCAAAACCAAACAGCTTGCCAATGCCTGCGGCATTCCCACCCCAACCCTTCAGTTCATCGTCAGTGCCCAGCATGAAGTCAGGCATGTGAGAAAACAGCTTCAGGATTGTAATAATGGCTTTGCCATCAAACCTGCCAAGGGATCGGGTGGAAAAGGCATTCTTGTTATTTCCGGAAACCGTGGAAACAGCTTTATCAAATCTTCCGGCAAACGGCTGGATGAAAGGGACATACAAAGACATATTTCCAATATTCTTGCGGGTCTTTACTCGCTGGGAGGTGCCCCGGATACAGCCCTTATCGAAGACATCATTCAGATGGATCCCCTTTTTGAAGGGTTCTCCTATCAGGGTATTCCCGATATCCGTGTGATTGTTTTTCAGGGTTATCCTGTTATGGCCATGCTGCGGCTGGCTACAGAAGCTTCCGACGGCAAAGCCAACCTGCATCAGGGAGCTGTGGGAGTAGGCCTGGATATGGCCACAGGCAAAGGACTGAGGGCACTGCAGTTCGGTAAACCCGTATCCCTGCACCCGGATACAGGAAAAAAGCTTGACTCTATTGAAATCCCAGACTGGAAACACCTGCTCACCCTTGCCAGCAGATGCTATGAAATGACTGGCCTCGGCTATATAGGAGCAGATATAGTACTGGACAGAAACCGCGGTCCTTTAATGCTGGAACTAAATGCAAGGCCAGGACTTGCCATTCAAATGACCAACGGAGAAGGCCTTCTGGGCCGTCTTAAGGCAATTGAAGCCCTGCCCCATTCACCCGGAGGCGTTGAAGAAAGGGTCAGCTGGGCCATGGACTTCTTTGCAAAAAAATGA
- a CDS encoding UUP1 family membrane protein: MQRVSLYWIVGLLIISGISLAWLRHTQMQIPFKPGSDTGVWLIEARVTFTASQRPVLASLSIPKKPPGFRLFNEQAASPGYGFSIVDQGENRRAEWSRRTAEGTQTLYYKIQLTRNPEKQQIPEHPPASPDSVNWRPPEATAAHALIEAAGATSSTPESLTREIIKILNASEKEQNAALLLADYRQEILLTRLLAEAGIPSRVVQGIFLEDGRRNQSLVPMVEVFARDQWILFNPATGEQGVPEHFLLWHRSGPSLLDLSGGSSARVSFSMIYQSIPALEMARVQSSNNGFSFLSMHHLPLDQQGVFKLLLLIPMGALVVTFMRILIGVSTSGTFMPVLIGMAFLQTSLIPGLIYFLTIVGTGLLLRSYLSYLNLLLVARIATIVIIVITLITLASLMSIRLGFHTGMPVTAFPLIIIAWTIERMSILWEEEGMREVMVQGTGSLVVALCAYAFMRHPTVAHLSFNFPELNLVIAALILLMGQYTGYRLFELHRFAAMKDRTP, translated from the coding sequence ATGCAGCGAGTCAGCCTTTACTGGATTGTCGGTCTTCTGATCATATCAGGTATCAGCCTTGCCTGGCTCCGCCACACCCAGATGCAGATCCCCTTCAAACCCGGCAGTGATACCGGTGTCTGGCTGATTGAGGCCAGAGTAACCTTCACTGCCTCCCAGCGCCCCGTCCTTGCCAGTCTGAGCATTCCCAAAAAACCACCCGGATTCCGGCTTTTCAATGAGCAGGCCGCATCTCCTGGATATGGATTTTCCATTGTGGATCAGGGAGAAAACCGCCGGGCAGAATGGTCCCGCCGCACGGCCGAAGGCACCCAGACACTTTATTATAAGATCCAGCTCACCCGTAATCCTGAAAAACAGCAGATCCCGGAACATCCACCTGCTTCTCCGGATTCTGTCAACTGGCGCCCTCCTGAAGCTACGGCCGCCCACGCTCTGATTGAAGCGGCAGGTGCCACATCCAGCACACCGGAAAGTCTTACCCGGGAGATCATAAAAATTCTCAATGCCAGCGAGAAAGAACAGAATGCAGCCCTGCTGCTTGCGGACTACAGACAGGAAATTCTGCTGACCCGTCTTCTGGCAGAAGCAGGTATCCCCAGCCGTGTGGTGCAGGGTATTTTTCTTGAAGACGGCAGAAGAAACCAGAGTCTTGTTCCCATGGTTGAAGTCTTTGCCAGGGATCAGTGGATTCTGTTCAATCCTGCAACGGGCGAACAGGGTGTTCCGGAGCATTTTCTTTTGTGGCACAGGAGCGGCCCATCGCTTCTGGATCTTTCCGGGGGCAGCTCTGCCAGAGTCAGTTTTTCCATGATTTACCAAAGTATTCCTGCCCTTGAAATGGCAAGGGTTCAATCCAGCAACAATGGCTTTTCCTTTTTAAGCATGCATCATCTCCCCCTGGATCAGCAGGGCGTTTTCAAGCTGCTGCTGCTGATTCCCATGGGTGCCCTGGTGGTTACTTTCATGCGTATTCTTATCGGTGTCAGCACATCCGGCACCTTCATGCCAGTACTCATCGGCATGGCCTTTCTCCAGACATCCCTTATTCCAGGGCTGATTTATTTTCTGACCATTGTAGGGACCGGACTGCTTCTGCGTAGCTATCTTTCCTATCTGAATCTTCTGCTGGTGGCCCGAATTGCCACCATCGTCATCATTGTCATCACCCTGATCACCCTGGCAAGCCTTATGTCCATCCGTCTCGGCTTCCACACAGGCATGCCCGTCACCGCCTTTCCCCTTATCATTATTGCCTGGACCATCGAACGCATGTCCATTCTCTGGGAAGAAGAAGGCATGCGGGAAGTCATGGTACAGGGAACGGGCAGTCTTGTGGTGGCACTCTGTGCCTATGCCTTCATGCGTCATCCAACCGTTGCTCATTTAAGTTTTAATTTTCCTGAGCTTAACCTTGTAATAGCCGCACTGATTCTCCTGATGGGTCAGTACACCGGCTACAGACTCTTTGAACTTCACCGCTTTGCGGCCATGAAAGACAGAACACCATGA
- a CDS encoding ATP-dependent zinc protease family protein — translation MVYFLSGFSRTHNPMLPVSILFHKKKNCSGKDSRSMHTTTSINGLICLLLLLFLFSGCTSGSMLIQEADLDRLDQRLADQALMTSKMLELQNQNKDLLANLLHITQTKQDCGELIPLNIEILEKQAKNILLLEKIPARLNAAKACSTSEEKKPAVLPPPRTTETLPTQKIIVGAEEKVRITPPGLVLPARMDTGAETASLDARNIERFERDGERWVRFEIPHPKTGKMIPMEQKLQRKARILQSSTDESERRPVVELSLTIGGTTQLTEFTLTDRSHLTFPILIGRNVLKDVMVVDVSLSNTIPLTKDPVESTSNKTDMP, via the coding sequence ATGGTATATTTTCTATCCGGCTTCTCCCGTACACACAACCCTATGCTGCCCGTATCCATACTCTTCCACAAGAAAAAAAACTGCTCCGGCAAAGACAGCAGAAGTATGCATACAACCACTTCAATAAATGGGCTTATATGTCTGTTGCTGCTCCTTTTTCTTTTCTCGGGCTGCACCTCCGGCAGCATGCTGATACAGGAAGCCGATCTTGACCGGTTAGACCAGCGTCTGGCCGATCAGGCACTCATGACCAGCAAAATGCTGGAACTTCAGAACCAGAACAAGGATCTGCTTGCCAACCTTCTGCATATAACCCAAACGAAACAGGACTGTGGCGAGCTAATCCCCCTGAACATTGAAATTCTTGAAAAGCAGGCAAAAAACATCCTCCTGCTGGAAAAAATACCCGCCCGGCTGAACGCAGCAAAGGCCTGCAGTACTTCTGAAGAAAAAAAACCTGCCGTACTCCCGCCACCCCGTACAACGGAAACCCTGCCAACACAAAAAATAATCGTTGGAGCCGAAGAAAAAGTACGCATCACTCCTCCGGGCCTGGTTTTGCCAGCCCGTATGGATACAGGAGCAGAAACGGCCTCTCTGGATGCCCGAAATATTGAGCGTTTCGAACGGGATGGTGAACGATGGGTCCGTTTTGAAATACCCCATCCCAAAACAGGAAAAATGATCCCCATGGAACAGAAACTCCAGCGGAAAGCACGCATTCTACAGTCCAGCACAGATGAGAGTGAGCGGCGTCCTGTTGTTGAACTATCCCTCACCATAGGGGGAACCACCCAGCTTACGGAATTTACCCTGACGGATCGCAGCCATTTGACTTTTCCAATACTCATTGGCAGGAATGTTCTAAAAGATGTCATGGTTGTGGATGTCAGCCTGTCCAATACCATCCCTCTGACAAAAGATCCGGTTGAATCAACATCAAACAAAACGGATATGCCCTGA
- a CDS encoding exodeoxyribonuclease III codes for MTDTFRIVSWNVNGLRAIWKKDFEASVKALDADILMLQETKLQEDQRSDEMLHLNGYPFQTWSYAQTKKGYSGVMAYSRRAPVSYSSNIGVQEFDDEGRVNQLDFEDFTLFNVYFPNGQMNEERLDYKLRFYEAFFLHADELRKKGRPVIVCGDYNTAHNEIDLRHPKANADRSGFLRIERDWLDRLMTGGWTDTFRHLYPDTVKYSWWSYRSNARKTNAGWRIDLCLISQDIVEKGWLKNAFIDNDIMGSDHCPVGLVLEIT; via the coding sequence GTGACAGACACATTCCGTATCGTATCCTGGAACGTGAACGGTCTTCGTGCCATCTGGAAAAAAGACTTTGAAGCTTCTGTCAAAGCCCTTGATGCGGATATTCTCATGCTGCAGGAGACCAAACTGCAGGAAGATCAGAGAAGTGATGAGATGCTTCATCTGAATGGATATCCCTTCCAGACATGGAGTTATGCCCAAACAAAAAAAGGCTACTCCGGCGTCATGGCCTACTCCCGCAGAGCACCCGTAAGCTATTCATCAAATATTGGTGTTCAGGAATTTGATGATGAAGGACGTGTCAACCAGCTGGATTTTGAAGATTTCACCCTTTTTAATGTGTATTTTCCCAATGGTCAGATGAACGAGGAACGCCTTGACTACAAGCTTCGTTTTTATGAGGCCTTCTTCCTTCATGCAGATGAGCTGCGCAAAAAAGGACGGCCTGTTATTGTCTGCGGAGACTATAACACAGCCCACAATGAGATTGACCTGAGACATCCCAAAGCCAATGCAGACCGTTCCGGCTTCCTGCGCATCGAACGTGACTGGCTGGACCGCCTCATGACCGGTGGATGGACCGATACCTTCAGACACCTCTACCCGGACACCGTGAAATACTCATGGTGGTCCTACCGGTCCAATGCAAGAAAGACCAATGCCGGATGGCGCATTGACCTTTGCCTTATCTCACAGGATATCGTAGAAAAAGGCTGGCTGAAAAATGCCTTCATCGACAATGATATCATGGGCTCAGATCACTGCCCCGTGGGGCTGGTACTGGAAATCACTTAA
- a CDS encoding alpha-hydroxy-acid oxidizing protein, translating to MKSIRDTAREKMTGYCRVCPICNGKNCASGVPGMGGIGTGEAFRANGEALADLRLNMRLIHEITEPDTSTELFGTSLDFPLLAAPIGGVSYNMGGAIPEADYINAIVEGCLKEGLIGCTGDGVPPEISQCGFEAIKAAEGRAIPFIKPWEDKELFEKLDKALACNPMAIGMDIDAAGLITLRLQGRPVSPKSISKLREIRKYIQRPFIIKGIMTPDQAELAMDAGADAIVVSNHGGRVLDMTPGTADVLPEIVETVGGKIRVLVDGGIRSGVDILKMLALGADAVLIGRPFSIAACGGETEGVCTYIRQLRTELKQAMVMTGCASIADVDETILY from the coding sequence ATGAAAAGCATTCGGGATACGGCAAGGGAAAAAATGACCGGCTACTGCCGGGTCTGCCCCATCTGCAACGGGAAAAACTGCGCTTCCGGTGTTCCGGGAATGGGCGGAATCGGCACAGGAGAAGCTTTCCGGGCCAATGGCGAAGCCCTTGCTGATCTCCGGCTCAACATGCGCCTGATCCATGAGATCACGGAGCCGGATACCAGCACTGAACTCTTTGGTACAAGCCTTGACTTTCCCCTGCTGGCCGCACCCATCGGCGGTGTTTCCTATAATATGGGCGGTGCCATTCCCGAGGCCGATTATATAAACGCCATTGTAGAGGGCTGTCTGAAAGAAGGCCTGATCGGATGTACAGGAGATGGTGTTCCACCGGAAATATCCCAGTGTGGATTTGAAGCCATTAAAGCAGCAGAAGGCCGGGCCATCCCCTTCATCAAGCCATGGGAAGACAAGGAGCTTTTTGAAAAACTCGATAAGGCTCTGGCATGTAACCCCATGGCCATCGGCATGGACATTGATGCCGCAGGTCTCATTACCCTGAGGCTGCAGGGCCGGCCCGTTTCTCCAAAATCCATCTCAAAACTCAGGGAAATAAGAAAATATATCCAGAGACCCTTTATTATTAAAGGCATCATGACACCGGATCAGGCGGAACTGGCCATGGATGCCGGGGCCGATGCCATAGTGGTTTCCAACCATGGCGGTCGTGTTCTGGATATGACTCCGGGAACGGCAGATGTGCTTCCGGAAATCGTTGAAACCGTAGGCGGAAAAATCCGCGTACTGGTGGACGGTGGCATCCGGAGTGGGGTGGACATACTGAAAATGCTGGCTCTGGGAGCGGATGCCGTCCTCATTGGAAGGCCCTTTTCCATTGCCGCCTGCGGCGGAGAAACCGAAGGTGTATGCACCTATATCCGCCAGTTGCGTACCGAACTGAAACAGGCCATGGTAATGACCGGCTGCGCCAGCATTGCTGACGTGGATGAAACCATCCTGTACTGA
- a CDS encoding c-type cytochrome — MKKKKALFLSFVMAVAMAFSLALSSPATSSDAMAEGESLLQNRCTSCHGAGKITRAKKDRNGWERTVRRMEQKGVQLTDAERTLLLNYLATSYGK, encoded by the coding sequence ATGAAAAAGAAAAAAGCCTTGTTTCTTTCCTTTGTCATGGCTGTTGCCATGGCCTTTTCCCTTGCCCTGTCTTCTCCTGCCACATCTTCCGATGCAATGGCCGAAGGGGAAAGCCTGCTCCAGAACCGCTGCACTTCCTGCCATGGGGCAGGCAAAATTACCCGTGCTAAAAAAGACAGAAACGGATGGGAACGCACGGTTCGGCGAATGGAACAGAAAGGAGTTCAACTGACGGATGCCGAAAGAACCCTTCTCTTAAACTATCTTGCCACAAGCTACGGCAAATAA
- a CDS encoding NAD-dependent epimerase/dehydratase family protein translates to MEKKKALVTGGNGFLGSAITRKLLETGWEVRILARGQTGIPEKKENLSWIQADIRDKEKVMQAVAGVETVFHTAALAGVWGPEENYRSINVEGTENVLNACISEGCRLIHSSSPSVIFDGSDMEGVDAGHPYPDTYSAAYPKTKAEAEKKVKKAAGDGLSCIILRPHLIWGPGDNHLVPRILARSKKLARIGSKNPLIDTVYIDNAAHAHILADAALAAKPELSGKIYFISDKDPVPLWDMVDAILAAGGKAPVSRQVPLQLAMGLAVFLEKIYTFFNLPGEPMLTGFTVKELSTAHWFDIEDLCRDTGYEPLVSREEGLNQLERYLKGDSL, encoded by the coding sequence CAACGGCTTTCTTGGTTCAGCCATCACCCGAAAACTCCTTGAGACCGGATGGGAAGTCCGTATTCTGGCCAGAGGACAGACAGGCATACCGGAAAAAAAGGAAAACCTTTCCTGGATTCAGGCAGATATTCGGGACAAAGAGAAGGTCATGCAGGCAGTGGCAGGCGTTGAAACCGTCTTTCATACGGCAGCTCTGGCCGGTGTCTGGGGGCCTGAAGAAAATTACCGCAGCATCAATGTGGAAGGAACAGAAAATGTCCTTAACGCATGCATATCCGAAGGCTGCCGTTTGATCCACAGCAGCTCGCCTTCAGTTATCTTTGACGGCAGTGACATGGAAGGAGTGGATGCAGGGCACCCCTACCCGGATACCTACAGCGCCGCCTACCCGAAAACCAAGGCGGAAGCGGAAAAAAAAGTAAAAAAAGCCGCAGGAGACGGGCTTTCCTGCATCATACTGAGGCCCCACCTTATATGGGGACCGGGTGACAACCACCTTGTACCGAGAATCCTTGCCCGCTCAAAAAAACTGGCCCGCATCGGCAGCAAAAATCCCCTCATTGATACCGTTTATATTGACAATGCAGCCCATGCCCACATCCTTGCGGATGCAGCCCTTGCCGCCAAACCTGAGCTTTCCGGCAAAATTTATTTTATTTCAGATAAAGATCCGGTTCCCCTCTGGGATATGGTGGATGCCATCCTTGCAGCCGGTGGAAAAGCTCCCGTATCAAGGCAGGTCCCCCTGCAACTTGCCATGGGACTGGCAGTTTTCCTTGAAAAAATCTATACTTTTTTCAATCTTCCCGGCGAACCAATGCTGACTGGCTTCACCGTTAAAGAACTCAGCACGGCCCACTGGTTTGACATTGAAGATCTCTGCCGGGATACCGGGTATGAGCCTCTGGTTTCCAGAGAAGAAGGCCTTAACCAACTTGAACGCTATCTGAAAGGAGATTCATTATGA